The following coding sequences are from one Candidatus Nitrohelix vancouverensis window:
- the cmoA gene encoding carboxy-S-adenosyl-L-methionine synthase CmoA — protein sequence MKDDLFTRATPEKFQFNEAVARVFDDMLERSVPLYRECLTMTAEWCRALAKPHSRIYDLGCSTGTLLDLLSQTGALPPSVELIGVDNSRPMIERAQKKLSAQARSFQFIEADLSQPFALENASVAILNYTLQFIPPDTRLKLLSQICTGLLPGGGLAIIEKIKGETAEMDAHFIAMHHEYKRRRGYSELEISAKRDALENVLIPWTLTENLAVLKKAGFSQIDVFFKWNNFTGLIALK from the coding sequence ATGAAAGACGACCTGTTCACCCGGGCGACCCCTGAGAAATTTCAATTCAACGAGGCGGTCGCCCGGGTTTTTGACGATATGCTCGAACGGAGCGTTCCCCTGTACCGGGAATGCCTGACGATGACCGCGGAATGGTGCCGGGCGCTCGCAAAACCGCATTCGCGCATTTACGATCTCGGTTGCTCCACCGGAACCCTGCTCGATCTGCTTTCGCAAACCGGAGCGCTCCCGCCATCGGTGGAACTCATCGGCGTGGATAATTCCCGCCCGATGATCGAACGGGCCCAAAAAAAACTGTCCGCTCAGGCGAGGTCATTCCAGTTCATTGAGGCCGATCTCAGCCAGCCTTTTGCGCTCGAAAATGCCAGCGTCGCGATTCTCAACTACACCCTGCAATTCATTCCCCCCGACACGCGACTCAAACTCCTGAGCCAAATCTGTACCGGCCTGCTCCCCGGCGGAGGTCTCGCCATCATCGAAAAAATCAAGGGCGAAACGGCGGAAATGGACGCTCATTTCATCGCCATGCATCACGAATACAAACGCCGACGCGGTTATTCCGAACTGGAAATTTCCGCCAAACGGGATGCGCTGGAAAATGTACTCATCCCCTGGACGCTCACAGAAAATCTGGCCGTGTTGAAAAAAGCCGGATTCTCTCAAATCGACGTCTTTTTTAAGTGGAATAATTTCACCGGACTCATTGCATTGAAATAG
- the gltB gene encoding glutamate synthase large subunit, with product MSYPVNQGLYDSNFEHENCGVGFVVHMKGKKSHDIVLQGLELLTKLEHRGACGADPLTGDGAGLLIQLPHQFFKIKCEELGIDLPEEGRYGSGLVFARRDAHTEKRMALLDQVVKEEGLILLGWRKPPVDNTTIGQTARNVEPEIRQVFVGAPDNVKSGIDFERKLYVIRKRVANAVRREGLNIDNDSFYIVSLSSRTFVYKGQLMAPQVKTYFLDITDPNLTSALALAHSRYSTNTFPSWGRAQPFRFIAHNGEINTIRGNKNWMRARESMFESPHFKEIEKILPVIAEGGSDSADFDQGLELLAMTGRSLQHSIMMMIPEPWSGHETMDAAKRDFYEFHASMMEPWDGPASIAFTNGDMIGAILDRNGLRPSRYIVTKDDLVVMASEVGVLPIDESTIIHKGRLQPGKMFLVDMKQGRIIADEEIKKEITGKNPYGEWLAENQVNVEDVPGDGVKLSANLDDLLQRQTAFGYTAEDIKIVLSPMVSNGSEATGSMGNDTPLAVLSERPQILFNYFKQLFAQVTNPAIDSIREELVMSMEITLGKEENLLTESGKHCGKLKIKHPIITLEQMEKIRSLEIPYIKSVELPMLFKASEGEGGLEKGLERLCESASQAIRDGATVLILSDRGMDKENAPIPSLLATAAVHHHLLREQTRTRVGIVVETGEAREMMHFALLIGYGAGAVYPYLAYETALEIARQKIYVKSVYPQTALENFILSTRKGLFKIIAKMGISTIQSYRGAQIFEAVGLADEVIAKYFTGTASRVNGAGLNVIARETLDRHQRAFYPDSGKAAMLGAGGNYYWRRGEEKHMLNPNAIALLQHATRSNDYATFKKFSKHSNEVSARQATLRGLMKIKTGKAIPIEEVEPVSEITKRFCTGAMSIGSISREAHETLAIAMNRLGGKSNTGEGGEDPVRFKPDANGDLRRSKIKQVASGRFGVSSYYLANADELQIKVAQGAKPGEGGQLPGHKVSEYIAKLRNSTPGVSLISPPPHHDIYSIEDLQQLIFDLHNANPKADVSVKLVSEAGVGTIAAGVSKAHAEGVLISGHDGGTGASPQTSIKHAGLPWELGLSETQQILILNDLRGRIRVQVDGQLKTGRDVVIGALLGADEFGFSTTALVTLGCILMRKCHLNTCSVGIATQDPKLREKFNGDAEYVVNFFKFIAQEVREIMAEMGVRKFSDLIGRVEWLESETAVEHWKAYGVDVSKILHKPKVADSVAIRNVTKQDLSGDLDGALDHQLIRECEKAIQTNPSEVRLNLPIRNTNRAVGAMLSYEISTRIGEQGLPPNTIEVNFKGSAGQSFGAFLAPGVTFHLSGDANDYVGKGLSGGKITIAPPPESPIVPEDNILIGNVVLYGAVAGSAFFRGVAGERFCVRNSGAHAVVEGVGDHGCEYMTGGVAVILGKTGRNFAAGMSGGAAYVLDRDKDFDIHCNQGMVDLVPVDEDEDAALLKSLIEDHLHYTGSSVAHKILDDWERVLPQFVKVYPRDYRRVVEEKKRNMKKDMLEEVA from the coding sequence ATGTCATATCCAGTCAATCAGGGGCTTTACGATTCGAATTTTGAGCATGAGAACTGCGGTGTGGGCTTTGTTGTCCATATGAAGGGGAAGAAATCTCATGACATCGTCCTGCAGGGACTCGAATTACTCACTAAATTGGAACATCGTGGGGCTTGCGGCGCCGACCCGTTGACGGGAGACGGCGCGGGATTGCTGATTCAGTTGCCGCATCAGTTCTTTAAAATCAAATGTGAAGAGTTGGGCATCGACCTTCCTGAGGAGGGACGTTATGGCTCGGGTCTGGTCTTCGCGCGTCGCGATGCGCATACGGAAAAGCGCATGGCTCTTCTCGATCAGGTTGTTAAGGAAGAGGGGTTGATCCTTCTGGGCTGGCGCAAGCCTCCTGTCGACAACACAACGATCGGGCAAACGGCGCGTAATGTCGAGCCGGAAATCCGTCAGGTGTTTGTCGGCGCTCCGGACAACGTGAAATCTGGAATTGATTTTGAACGAAAATTATATGTGATTCGCAAACGGGTCGCCAATGCGGTTCGTCGCGAAGGTTTGAATATCGATAACGACAGTTTTTACATCGTCAGTTTGTCGAGCCGGACCTTCGTTTACAAGGGGCAGTTGATGGCTCCGCAGGTGAAAACTTATTTCCTTGATATCACCGATCCGAATCTGACTTCGGCGTTGGCGCTGGCGCATTCGCGTTACAGCACGAATACTTTTCCTTCATGGGGACGCGCCCAGCCTTTCCGCTTCATTGCGCATAATGGAGAAATCAATACGATTCGAGGCAATAAGAACTGGATGCGCGCGCGCGAATCGATGTTTGAGTCGCCGCATTTCAAGGAAATTGAAAAAATACTTCCGGTGATCGCGGAAGGCGGGAGCGACTCAGCGGATTTTGATCAGGGACTGGAATTGCTGGCCATGACGGGACGATCCTTACAACATTCCATCATGATGATGATTCCGGAACCCTGGAGCGGTCATGAAACGATGGATGCCGCGAAGCGGGATTTTTATGAATTTCATGCGTCGATGATGGAGCCCTGGGACGGGCCGGCTTCCATCGCTTTCACCAACGGCGACATGATCGGCGCAATTCTGGATCGAAACGGTTTGCGCCCGTCGCGTTATATTGTGACCAAGGATGACCTTGTGGTCATGGCGTCTGAAGTAGGTGTTTTGCCGATTGATGAGTCGACCATCATTCACAAAGGGCGACTCCAGCCGGGAAAAATGTTTCTGGTGGATATGAAACAGGGGCGCATCATCGCCGATGAGGAGATCAAAAAGGAAATCACGGGTAAAAACCCCTACGGTGAATGGCTGGCTGAAAATCAGGTCAATGTCGAGGATGTTCCCGGCGATGGCGTGAAATTGTCCGCCAATCTGGACGATCTTTTGCAACGTCAAACGGCGTTTGGTTACACGGCGGAGGATATCAAGATTGTTTTGAGTCCCATGGTGAGCAACGGTTCGGAGGCCACAGGGTCGATGGGTAACGACACGCCTTTGGCGGTGCTTTCGGAGCGACCTCAAATCCTGTTCAATTATTTCAAGCAATTGTTCGCTCAGGTGACCAATCCCGCGATCGATTCCATTCGCGAAGAGCTGGTCATGTCGATGGAGATCACCCTCGGCAAGGAAGAAAATCTTCTGACCGAGTCTGGCAAGCATTGCGGAAAACTGAAAATCAAGCACCCGATCATCACTCTGGAACAAATGGAGAAAATCCGTTCGCTGGAGATTCCATATATCAAATCGGTGGAATTGCCGATGTTGTTCAAGGCGAGCGAGGGCGAGGGCGGTCTGGAAAAAGGTCTGGAGCGTTTGTGCGAGAGCGCATCGCAGGCCATACGCGATGGCGCGACGGTTCTTATTCTAAGCGACCGCGGTATGGACAAGGAGAATGCTCCGATTCCTAGTTTGCTGGCGACGGCGGCGGTTCATCATCATTTGCTTCGAGAGCAGACGCGCACCCGGGTTGGAATCGTTGTCGAAACCGGCGAAGCGCGCGAGATGATGCATTTTGCTTTATTGATCGGTTACGGGGCGGGCGCGGTGTATCCTTATCTGGCTTATGAGACGGCGTTGGAAATCGCCCGACAAAAAATTTATGTGAAGAGCGTTTATCCGCAAACGGCGCTGGAAAATTTTATCCTCTCCACGCGCAAGGGTCTGTTCAAGATCATCGCGAAGATGGGAATCTCGACCATTCAGAGTTATCGCGGCGCGCAGATTTTTGAAGCTGTGGGTCTTGCCGACGAGGTGATTGCCAAATACTTTACCGGCACGGCCTCGCGAGTGAATGGCGCCGGACTGAATGTGATCGCGCGCGAGACTCTGGATCGGCATCAGCGGGCGTTTTATCCCGACTCGGGTAAAGCGGCTATGCTAGGAGCCGGCGGCAATTATTATTGGAGACGCGGCGAAGAGAAGCATATGTTGAATCCCAATGCGATCGCATTGTTGCAACACGCCACGCGCTCCAACGATTATGCGACCTTTAAAAAGTTTTCCAAACATTCCAATGAAGTGAGCGCGCGTCAGGCGACCTTACGCGGTTTAATGAAAATCAAAACCGGCAAAGCGATTCCCATTGAAGAGGTGGAGCCGGTTTCAGAGATCACCAAACGTTTTTGCACCGGCGCGATGTCGATCGGTTCGATCTCCCGCGAAGCGCATGAGACTCTGGCGATCGCCATGAATCGGCTTGGCGGCAAGAGCAATACGGGAGAGGGCGGCGAGGACCCGGTGCGCTTCAAACCTGATGCGAACGGCGATCTGCGCCGAAGTAAAATCAAACAGGTGGCGTCCGGTCGTTTTGGCGTCAGCAGTTATTATCTGGCAAACGCCGATGAATTGCAGATCAAGGTTGCGCAGGGCGCAAAGCCCGGCGAGGGCGGACAGTTGCCGGGGCACAAGGTGTCGGAGTATATTGCGAAGTTACGCAACTCCACGCCCGGCGTGTCGTTGATCTCGCCACCGCCGCACCATGACATTTATTCAATTGAAGATTTACAGCAGTTGATTTTTGATCTGCACAACGCCAACCCGAAAGCGGACGTCAGCGTGAAGCTGGTTTCCGAAGCGGGCGTCGGCACCATTGCCGCGGGAGTATCGAAGGCGCATGCCGAGGGCGTGCTCATCAGCGGACACGACGGCGGCACGGGCGCGTCTCCGCAGACTTCGATCAAACACGCGGGTCTGCCCTGGGAATTGGGGCTTTCGGAAACGCAACAGATTTTGATTTTGAACGATCTGCGCGGCAGAATTCGCGTGCAGGTCGACGGGCAATTGAAAACCGGACGCGACGTGGTCATCGGCGCCTTGCTGGGCGCGGATGAGTTTGGTTTTTCCACGACCGCTCTTGTTACGCTGGGCTGTATCCTGATGCGTAAATGTCACCTCAATACCTGCTCCGTGGGTATCGCGACTCAGGATCCGAAATTGCGCGAGAAATTCAATGGGGATGCGGAGTACGTCGTCAATTTTTTCAAGTTCATCGCACAGGAAGTGCGGGAGATCATGGCGGAAATGGGGGTTCGTAAATTTTCGGATTTGATCGGTCGCGTGGAATGGCTCGAAAGCGAGACGGCGGTTGAACATTGGAAAGCCTACGGCGTCGATGTTTCAAAAATTCTTCACAAACCCAAAGTCGCCGATAGCGTCGCCATTCGCAACGTGACGAAGCAGGATCTGAGCGGCGATCTGGACGGCGCGCTCGACCATCAATTGATTCGCGAATGCGAGAAAGCCATACAGACGAATCCGTCTGAAGTGCGCTTGAACTTGCCGATACGAAACACCAATCGCGCGGTTGGCGCGATGCTGAGTTATGAGATTTCGACGCGCATTGGCGAACAGGGCCTGCCTCCAAACACCATTGAAGTGAATTTCAAGGGATCGGCGGGGCAAAGTTTCGGAGCGTTTCTTGCGCCGGGCGTGACCTTTCATTTGTCGGGCGACGCGAACGATTATGTGGGCAAGGGATTGTCGGGCGGTAAAATCACTATCGCTCCGCCGCCGGAATCGCCCATCGTTCCCGAAGACAATATTCTGATTGGCAACGTGGTGCTTTATGGCGCAGTTGCGGGTTCGGCTTTTTTCCGAGGCGTTGCCGGGGAACGTTTCTGCGTACGCAACAGCGGCGCGCATGCGGTGGTGGAAGGCGTGGGCGATCACGGTTGCGAGTATATGACCGGAGGCGTCGCCGTGATCCTTGGAAAAACGGGGCGGAATTTTGCGGCGGGCATGAGCGGCGGAGCCGCTTATGTTCTGGACCGCGACAAGGACTTTGATATTCATTGCAATCAGGGAATGGTGGACCTGGTCCCTGTCGATGAAGACGAGGATGCGGCCTTGCTGAAATCCCTCATTGAAGATCATCTGCATTACACGGGCAGTAGCGTCGCCCATAAAATCCTTGATGACTGGGAGCGCGTATTGCCTCAATTCGTCAAGGTCTATCCGCGTGATTATCGCCGGGTGGTGGAAGAGAAAAAACGTAATATGAAAAAAGATATGTTGGAAGAGGTGGCTTAA
- a CDS encoding radical SAM protein: MLTHVKTIPKKVPGKIGELVQFPMQRIHIELTNVCNFDCTFCPKQEMTRKYEYMDFDKVCGIIDEIAEYNMAEKITFHIMGEPFMHPRFFDILEHAASLGVKTGVTTNGTYLNEEIAKKLETVTVSQMNISLQTPDAESFKTRKARRMEFDEYQQKILEFIAACLKQKEPPKIKMHFLNTTIQTDVPGEDWSLGTMKVINNTQELRNTFTYWANELHKISPPSSDQARTEVLDKIQKLSAFKWNVVQVVPNVYFETYILDTWGNAFVGDNVVPSKVGYCSALTDHFAIQCNGNLSYCCKDFDGKTTAGNVFENPIVDILNSKPIIDAIEGFKNFKVVHPHCQKCLGGSTWLKSLGNQIGSIVIWKFLKPFFYKKN, translated from the coding sequence ATGCTAACTCACGTCAAAACAATACCTAAAAAAGTACCGGGCAAGATCGGCGAACTGGTTCAGTTCCCCATGCAACGCATTCACATTGAATTAACCAATGTGTGTAACTTTGACTGTACTTTCTGCCCCAAGCAGGAGATGACCCGCAAGTACGAGTACATGGACTTCGACAAGGTCTGCGGCATCATCGACGAAATCGCCGAATACAATATGGCGGAGAAGATCACTTTCCATATCATGGGCGAGCCTTTCATGCACCCGCGCTTTTTTGACATTTTAGAGCATGCGGCGAGTTTGGGCGTGAAAACAGGCGTGACCACCAACGGCACCTACCTGAACGAAGAAATTGCAAAGAAGCTGGAAACCGTAACGGTTTCGCAAATGAATATTTCCCTGCAAACGCCGGACGCCGAGTCTTTCAAGACCCGCAAGGCGCGACGCATGGAGTTCGACGAATATCAGCAAAAGATACTTGAATTCATCGCGGCCTGCCTCAAGCAGAAGGAACCGCCGAAGATCAAAATGCATTTTCTGAACACGACCATACAAACCGACGTTCCGGGAGAAGACTGGTCGCTGGGAACCATGAAGGTCATCAACAACACGCAGGAATTGCGCAACACCTTCACTTACTGGGCCAATGAACTTCATAAGATCAGCCCGCCGAGTTCCGACCAGGCCCGCACGGAAGTTCTGGATAAAATCCAGAAGCTGTCTGCCTTCAAGTGGAATGTCGTGCAGGTGGTTCCCAATGTCTATTTTGAAACCTATATTCTCGACACCTGGGGCAACGCCTTTGTCGGCGACAACGTGGTGCCATCCAAAGTAGGCTATTGCAGCGCCCTGACCGATCACTTCGCCATCCAGTGCAACGGCAACCTGTCATACTGCTGTAAGGATTTTGACGGCAAGACCACGGCAGGCAATGTTTTTGAAAACCCCATCGTCGATATTTTGAATTCCAAACCTATCATCGACGCCATTGAAGGCTTCAAAAACTTCAAGGTTGTGCATCCCCATTGTCAGAAATGCCTTGGCGGAAGCACCTGGTTGAAATCTTTGGGAAACCAGATTGGCTCCATCGTTATCTGGAAATTTCTAAAACCCTTCTTTTACAAAAAGAACTGA
- a CDS encoding zinc ribbon domain-containing protein produces the protein MPHYDYTCEKCKKDFEVEMKISEVDKKKISCSHCGSAKVSRNVTNASFTSESINRYVWKQD, from the coding sequence ATGCCCCATTACGATTACACTTGCGAAAAATGCAAAAAAGATTTTGAAGTCGAAATGAAAATTTCCGAGGTGGACAAGAAGAAAATTTCTTGTTCCCACTGCGGTTCCGCCAAAGTCTCTCGCAACGTGACCAACGCTTCCTTTACCAGCGAAAGCATCAACCGATACGTCTGGAAACAAGACTGA
- a CDS encoding 2-isopropylmalate synthase translates to MTKENIIIFDTTLRDGEQCPGASMNIKEKMEIARQLALLKVDVIEAGFPIASPGDFEAVKQIAEEIRGASIAGLARALEKDIESAARALEKAEKPRIHIFLSTSKSHRVHMVHKAKAEIIEMAQKSLAFAGKFCSDLEFSPMDASRTEPEFLAEVVEAAIDAGATTINIPDTVGYAIPDEFGRLITYLREKVPNIKKAVLSVHCHNDLGLAVANSLAAIQAGARQVECTVNGIGERAGNASMEEVVMALKTRKDFFGISTDIDTQHIMTCSKMVSSFTGFYVQRNKAIVGKNAFAHESGVHQHGFLKRKDTFEIMNPKEVGVEESELVMGKHSGRNALQFRIKEMGYELTKEELDKVFNEFKILADDKKEVFEEDILTLVQKVIFTEETIRNWKVSSVQTHTETGRKPRAQVALSDFSGEVHSANAEGDGPVDAICNAVDKITGLSCKLLDYQVMSKTRGTDALGEVTVQTSYQDKKALGKGAGVNTIEASAEAYVDAVNKLIRKDQMGQAQREEFPGP, encoded by the coding sequence ATGACAAAAGAAAATATCATTATTTTTGACACGACATTACGCGACGGGGAACAATGCCCCGGCGCCAGCATGAATATAAAAGAGAAGATGGAAATCGCGCGTCAACTTGCCCTGTTGAAAGTCGACGTGATCGAAGCCGGTTTCCCGATCGCATCGCCGGGAGATTTTGAAGCGGTCAAACAGATCGCCGAAGAAATCCGCGGCGCGTCCATCGCCGGACTGGCGAGGGCATTGGAGAAGGACATCGAATCGGCGGCGCGCGCGCTTGAAAAGGCGGAGAAACCTCGCATTCACATTTTTCTGTCCACGTCCAAATCGCATCGCGTGCATATGGTCCACAAGGCCAAAGCCGAGATCATAGAGATGGCGCAAAAGTCTTTGGCCTTTGCCGGCAAGTTTTGTAGCGATCTCGAATTTTCACCCATGGACGCCTCGCGCACTGAACCGGAGTTTCTTGCGGAAGTCGTTGAAGCCGCCATCGACGCCGGAGCAACAACGATCAATATTCCCGACACGGTGGGTTATGCCATCCCCGATGAGTTTGGACGCTTGATAACCTATTTGAGGGAGAAAGTTCCAAACATCAAAAAAGCGGTCTTAAGCGTGCATTGTCACAACGACCTCGGCCTCGCCGTCGCCAATTCCCTCGCCGCAATTCAGGCGGGCGCGCGTCAGGTGGAATGCACCGTCAACGGCATCGGCGAACGCGCCGGAAACGCCTCCATGGAAGAAGTGGTGATGGCGCTGAAAACGCGCAAGGACTTTTTTGGAATTTCTACGGACATCGACACGCAACACATCATGACCTGTTCCAAAATGGTCAGCAGTTTCACCGGCTTTTACGTGCAACGCAACAAAGCAATCGTCGGCAAAAACGCCTTCGCCCACGAGTCCGGCGTGCATCAGCACGGTTTCCTCAAGCGCAAGGACACCTTTGAGATCATGAATCCCAAGGAAGTCGGCGTCGAAGAATCGGAGCTGGTGATGGGCAAGCACTCCGGTCGCAACGCCCTGCAATTCCGCATCAAGGAAATGGGATATGAGTTGACCAAGGAAGAGCTGGACAAAGTCTTCAATGAGTTCAAGATTCTTGCTGACGATAAAAAAGAAGTGTTCGAGGAAGACATCCTGACGCTCGTGCAGAAAGTGATTTTCACTGAAGAAACGATTCGCAACTGGAAGGTCAGTTCCGTGCAAACGCATACCGAGACTGGGCGCAAGCCCAGAGCGCAGGTGGCGCTGTCTGATTTCAGCGGCGAGGTTCATTCCGCTAACGCGGAAGGCGACGGCCCGGTCGATGCGATCTGCAACGCGGTCGACAAGATCACCGGTTTGAGTTGTAAACTTCTGGACTATCAGGTGATGTCCAAGACGCGCGGCACTGACGCGCTCGGCGAAGTCACCGTTCAAACCTCTTATCAGGACAAGAAGGCTCTGGGCAAGGGAGCGGGCGTCAACACCATTGAAGCCAGCGCCGAGGCCTACGTCGACGCGGTCAACAAACTGATTCGCAAGGATCAGATGGGCCAGGCGCAGAGGGAAGAATTCCCAGGACCTTGA
- a CDS encoding CBS domain-containing protein: MRSSIVSVDKDTTLVECAVQLVEQKVSSLLITNNGEYEGIVTPKDIVRKAIAKGLDPKTTLAHAVMSSPILGMEYYLPREEAHEYMLRHKIKHLAATDNKKIIGILTFKDMTR; the protein is encoded by the coding sequence ATGAGATCTTCAATTGTTAGCGTAGATAAAGACACTACATTGGTCGAATGCGCAGTTCAACTCGTTGAGCAAAAAGTCAGCTCCCTCTTGATCACCAACAATGGAGAGTATGAAGGAATTGTCACCCCTAAAGACATCGTCAGGAAAGCCATCGCTAAAGGTCTCGATCCAAAAACCACTCTGGCCCATGCGGTCATGTCCTCCCCGATATTGGGCATGGAGTATTACCTCCCGCGTGAAGAAGCTCACGAATACATGTTGCGGCACAAAATCAAACATCTTGCGGCGACGGATAATAAGAAAATTATCGGTATTCTGACCTTCAAAGATATGACGCGCTGA
- a CDS encoding CBS domain-containing protein, with protein sequence MMIVEEVMTTKLITISENDTLLQAQQLMVEKSVRHLPVVKKRKLLGIITESDIRSAFIFDGRTTDLDEEVPVNPAKMKVKNYMTKEPLTVSPETNIEDAALIIYRNKIGGLPVVKDDKLEGIISIIDMLGLFIDMMGILHGSSRIDVLTDKSQKSLDKVSKIINDHGLNIIATGIEPFPQDDKKQICFFRVDLCETEPIVVDIEKAGFKVLDAID encoded by the coding sequence ATGATGATTGTTGAAGAAGTGATGACTACAAAATTAATCACGATATCCGAAAACGACACCCTGTTGCAAGCGCAACAGCTAATGGTCGAGAAATCGGTTCGTCATCTACCTGTTGTTAAAAAACGGAAGCTACTAGGTATTATCACAGAAAGTGATATTCGTAGCGCATTTATTTTTGACGGGCGGACCACAGACCTCGACGAAGAGGTCCCGGTGAACCCGGCAAAAATGAAAGTCAAAAACTACATGACGAAGGAACCGCTGACGGTTTCTCCCGAGACAAATATCGAAGATGCGGCTCTGATCATCTATCGAAATAAAATCGGGGGCTTGCCTGTAGTTAAAGACGACAAACTGGAAGGCATTATTTCCATCATCGATATGCTGGGACTGTTCATCGACATGATGGGCATTCTGCATGGGAGTTCGCGCATCGACGTTCTAACGGATAAAAGTCAGAAGTCGCTCGACAAGGTCTCCAAGATCATAAACGACCATGGATTGAATATCATTGCTACGGGAATCGAGCCTTTCCCTCAGGACGACAAAAAACAAATCTGTTTTTTTCGAGTGGATTTGTGCGAAACGGAGCCAATCGTCGTCGACATCGAGAAAGCCGGGTTCAAAGTACTCGACGCCATCGATTGA
- a CDS encoding acetolactate synthase large subunit: MKASDLFVKSLEKEDVEYIFGIPGEENLDFLESLRNSKIKLILTRHEQAAGFMAATYGRLTGKVGVCLSTLGPGVTNFITAAAYAQLGAMPILMISGQKPIKKSKQGRFQILNVVEIMRPITKFTRQIVHGNNIPVAVREAIRLAQEERPGAVHLELPEDIAAEDCTSQPLEIIESRRPFSDSKIVDQAVEMIRKATRPLLLIGAAANRNRTCKALAKLVDKSGLYFFNTQMGKGVIDERHPKYLGTAALSTQDYIHCAIDRADLIINVGHDVIEKPPFFMEVGGAQVIHINNFAAQVDEVYFPQLNLVGDIAHSIQQISKKLKPSPNWNFSYFERVKNEIEAHIELKSADDHCPVIPQYLVSQVRKVMPDDGVIALDNGVYKIWFARNYKAYKPNTVLLDNALATMGAGFPSAMAAKIVNPKKKVMAICGDGGFMMNSQEMETAVRLKLDIVILILRDDAYGMIKWKQAGMGFPYFGLDYGNPDFVEYARSYGAEGHRITSSAELATTMDKCLKSKGVHLIEVPVDYTENERFLTEELNSRICLL; encoded by the coding sequence ATGAAAGCATCGGACCTGTTTGTTAAATCCCTTGAAAAAGAAGACGTCGAATATATCTTCGGAATCCCCGGAGAAGAGAATCTTGATTTTCTCGAGTCATTAAGAAACTCGAAAATCAAACTCATACTCACTCGACACGAACAGGCCGCAGGATTCATGGCCGCAACTTATGGGCGGCTCACAGGCAAAGTCGGCGTGTGCCTCTCCACGCTTGGCCCAGGCGTCACCAATTTCATCACGGCGGCGGCCTACGCCCAATTGGGAGCCATGCCCATCCTCATGATTTCCGGTCAAAAACCCATCAAAAAAAGCAAGCAGGGTCGTTTTCAAATACTCAACGTCGTTGAGATCATGCGCCCCATCACAAAATTCACCCGACAGATCGTGCATGGGAACAATATCCCCGTCGCCGTCCGCGAGGCCATTCGCCTGGCCCAGGAGGAACGGCCCGGAGCCGTCCACCTTGAGTTGCCTGAAGACATTGCCGCCGAAGATTGCACAAGCCAGCCCCTTGAAATCATAGAATCCCGGCGTCCCTTCTCCGATTCCAAGATCGTAGATCAAGCCGTCGAAATGATACGCAAAGCGACCCGCCCCCTTCTGCTCATCGGCGCCGCCGCCAATCGCAACCGCACCTGCAAGGCGCTGGCAAAACTCGTTGACAAAAGCGGACTCTATTTTTTCAATACGCAAATGGGCAAAGGCGTGATCGACGAACGCCACCCGAAATACCTGGGAACCGCCGCGCTGTCCACACAGGACTATATCCATTGCGCGATAGACCGCGCCGATCTAATCATCAATGTCGGACATGACGTGATCGAGAAGCCGCCGTTTTTTATGGAAGTCGGCGGCGCGCAGGTGATCCATATCAATAATTTTGCCGCCCAGGTCGACGAGGTGTATTTCCCTCAACTCAACCTGGTCGGAGACATTGCCCACAGCATTCAACAAATTTCCAAAAAGCTCAAACCTTCGCCCAACTGGAATTTCAGCTATTTCGAGCGCGTTAAAAATGAAATCGAAGCGCATATCGAGCTGAAAAGCGCGGACGATCATTGCCCCGTCATCCCGCAATACCTGGTGTCTCAAGTCAGAAAAGTCATGCCAGACGACGGCGTCATCGCCCTCGACAACGGCGTCTACAAGATCTGGTTCGCGCGCAATTACAAGGCCTACAAACCCAACACCGTCCTGCTCGACAATGCCCTGGCGACCATGGGAGCCGGGTTCCCCTCGGCGATGGCGGCAAAAATCGTCAATCCCAAGAAGAAAGTCATGGCGATTTGTGGCGACGGCGGATTCATGATGAACTCACAGGAAATGGAAACGGCGGTTCGCCTCAAGCTCGACATCGTTATCCTGATCCTCAGGGACGACGCCTACGGAATGATTAAATGGAAACAAGCGGGCATGGGCTTCCCTTATTTCGGGCTGGATTACGGCAATCCCGATTTTGTTGAATACGCCCGTTCATATGGCGCCGAAGGACATCGGATCACATCCTCGGCGGAACTCGCGACGACGATGGACAAGTGCCTCAAGTCCAAGGGCGTGCATCTGATCGAAGTCCCGGTCGACTATACCGAGAACGAGCGCTTCCTCACAGAAGAACTCAACTCCCGCATTTGTCTGCTGTGA